The genomic segment GAGCACGTCGTTGCGCAGGCTGCGCGCATCCTGGGCCGCCGACGTCGGGCGGGTCTGCGACGGTTGGTGGACGGCCACTAGCTCGGAGCAATAACACAGTTCCCAACCCAGCCGCGCCATGTCCAGCGCCAACAGTTGCTCCTCGCCGCGGAAGTGCAGGACGGGGCTGAACCCTCCTGCAGCGCAGAAGGCTTCGGCTCGCACGATCGAGGAGCAGGCCAAGAAGCCGAGGATCGATGGGCCGGGCAGCCCCGGTCGGGTGCCCAGCGGGCTGCTCGCCAGCAGGTGCACCAGGGGATCTTCGGTGCGCTGCGGCAACACCACGGTCTTGGCCGCCAGTAGGCCCACCGGGGGGTGGCCGGCGAAGATGGCCTCCGCGGTGGCCGGAGCGTCTGGGGCCCACCACGAGTCGTCGTCGCAGAACGCCACGTACGGGGTTCCGCAGGCGGCCACGCCGATGTTACGGGCGGGGGCCCCGAGGTTGCGGTCGAGCTCGATGATCTGCACTCGACCGCCGGATCCGGCTGCCACTCTGCGGGCAGCATGCACCGAGTCGTCTTCGGATGCGTTGTCCACGAGGACAATTCGACACGGCGTCGTGTCCAGCAGCCGAGCCATCGTCAACGTCAG from the Mycolicibacterium crocinum genome contains:
- a CDS encoding glycosyltransferase family 2 protein, with amino-acid sequence MTPGQQTSFVIASRNRAAELTLTMARLLDTTPCRIVLVDNASEDDSVHAARRVAAGSGGRVQIIELDRNLGAPARNIGVAACGTPYVAFCDDDSWWAPDAPATAEAIFAGHPPVGLLAAKTVVLPQRTEDPLVHLLASSPLGTRPGLPGPSILGFLACSSIVRAEAFCAAGGFSPVLHFRGEEQLLALDMARLGWELCYCSELVAVHQPSQTRPTSAAQDARSLRNDVLTTWMRRPLPHCLRAGGRLLQAALRDVEHTRAAAEALVRLPAAIAQRRPLPATLERDLRILETG